In Thalassotalea fonticola, a single genomic region encodes these proteins:
- a CDS encoding DUF4136 domain-containing protein, whose amino-acid sequence MHQLTFVKSLLVYTFTLILLFGCASTPSTVDYDTDTNFSQFSFYQLADTTTDTSGPSDQITSDRIKEAINAQLTLKSLSLVEKDGDLQVNYFTTLEQREKKSSFSIGIGGSNHSSNSSTGVGVGTTIPLDSKFNTYIQITIDMHHQGNLVWRGFDGFEAEQDISPEDKQKGINEVVAKVLANYPPKK is encoded by the coding sequence ATGCACCAACTAACATTTGTTAAAAGCCTTCTAGTTTATACATTTACCTTAATACTACTTTTTGGCTGTGCCAGTACGCCATCAACAGTAGACTATGATACTGACACTAATTTTAGCCAATTCAGCTTTTATCAATTAGCTGATACTACGACAGATACATCCGGACCTAGCGATCAAATAACCAGTGATCGTATTAAAGAAGCCATTAATGCACAGCTAACACTTAAGTCTTTATCTTTAGTTGAAAAGGATGGGGACTTACAGGTTAATTATTTTACTACATTAGAGCAACGTGAGAAGAAATCATCTTTTAGCATAGGTATAGGTGGTTCAAATCACAGTAGTAACTCTTCTACTGGTGTTGGAGTAGGAACAACCATACCTCTGGATTCAAAGTTCAATACTTATATTCAAATTACTATTGATATGCATCATCAAGGAAATCTTGTATGGCGAGGGTTTGATGGCTTTGAAGCTGAGCAAGATATCAGCCCTGAAGATAAACAAAAAGGCATTAATGAGGTTGTCGCTAAGGTATTAGCAAATTACCCACCGAAAAAATAA
- a CDS encoding metal-dependent hydrolase family protein, producing the protein MKVRNVSKLAALVSAALLSTTAITPAVMAAGGGSAAPAISLIAEAGNTLFTNVNVFNGTENKLYKNLNVLVEGNKVVAITEKDIKSGKDTIVIDGKGKTLMPGLIDGHAHIMINAHFDTVEKNMDLTDMALRATLVTERFLMDGFTTVRDMGGPAFGLMRNINDGHVVGPRIYPSGTFISQTSGHGDFRDRNDAGFSPSTTGDLSNFERMGIGAVADGKTEVLKATRTNLRNGATQIKMMAGGGGSSRFDPMDTTQFSKEETCAIVETAKDWNTYVAAHVFTDRAMNRLMDCGVKSFEHGFFMNDETMKRISKEGVYVVPQMWGLSPDLAKNPLMPKDKLPMVAALQAKFGDFGERLIENDVKVVFASDYVGVHEDAERARRYEIYWRGQAFNNNFEVLKQMTSTAGELMALSGPRNPYADAGKLGVVEVGAAADLILVDGNPLKDLGVIGATDKWFDADPEYKQIDTLNVIMKDGVIYKNTIK; encoded by the coding sequence ATGAAAGTAAGAAATGTAAGTAAATTAGCCGCTTTAGTATCTGCAGCATTATTATCAACAACAGCAATTACCCCTGCAGTAATGGCCGCCGGCGGTGGTAGTGCAGCACCAGCTATCAGTTTAATAGCAGAAGCGGGTAATACTTTATTTACCAATGTTAATGTTTTTAATGGTACCGAAAACAAACTATATAAAAACTTAAATGTTCTAGTTGAAGGTAACAAGGTTGTTGCTATCACCGAAAAAGATATTAAGTCCGGTAAAGACACTATAGTAATTGATGGTAAAGGCAAAACATTAATGCCAGGCCTAATCGATGGCCATGCCCATATTATGATCAATGCTCACTTTGACACTGTTGAAAAGAACATGGACCTTACTGACATGGCTCTTCGTGCAACGTTAGTTACTGAGCGTTTCTTAATGGATGGTTTCACCACAGTTCGTGATATGGGTGGTCCAGCATTTGGTTTAATGCGTAACATCAATGATGGCCATGTTGTTGGTCCTCGCATTTATCCATCTGGAACATTTATTTCGCAAACATCTGGCCATGGTGATTTTCGTGACCGTAACGATGCGGGATTTTCACCATCAACAACTGGTGATTTGTCAAACTTCGAAAGAATGGGCATTGGCGCTGTAGCAGATGGTAAAACCGAAGTATTAAAAGCGACACGTACTAATTTACGAAACGGCGCCACCCAAATTAAGATGATGGCTGGCGGTGGTGGTTCATCACGCTTTGATCCTATGGATACCACACAATTTTCTAAAGAAGAAACCTGCGCCATTGTTGAAACAGCAAAAGATTGGAACACTTACGTTGCTGCGCACGTATTCACCGATCGTGCGATGAATCGTTTAATGGATTGTGGGGTAAAATCATTTGAACATGGTTTCTTTATGAACGATGAGACTATGAAACGTATTTCAAAAGAAGGCGTTTATGTAGTACCACAAATGTGGGGCTTATCACCAGACCTAGCGAAAAACCCACTAATGCCAAAAGATAAACTGCCTATGGTTGCAGCTCTTCAAGCAAAATTTGGTGACTTCGGCGAACGCTTAATTGAAAACGATGTAAAAGTTGTATTCGCATCTGATTACGTAGGCGTTCATGAAGATGCAGAACGTGCTCGCCGTTACGAAATTTACTGGCGCGGTCAAGCTTTCAACAATAACTTTGAAGTGTTAAAACAAATGACTTCAACGGCTGGTGAGCTAATGGCACTATCAGGACCCCGTAACCCTTATGCCGACGCTGGAAAACTAGGTGTTGTTGAAGTAGGCGCCGCTGCTGATTTAATCTTGGTAGACGGTAACCCGTTAAAAGACTTAGGCGTTATTGGTGCAACTGATAAGTGGTTTGACGCTGATCCCGAGTACAAGCAGATTGATACCTTAAACGTTATTATGAAAGATGGTGTTATTTATAAAAATACTATCAAGTAA
- a CDS encoding NADH:ubiquinone reductase (Na(+)-transporting) subunit D has translation MSDVSTKKVLTQPIVDNNPIALQVLGICSALAVTSSMANALVMTLAVVIVTAFSNLFISIIRNHIPSSVRIIVQMAIIASLVIVVDQVLKAFSYQLSKELSVFVGLIITNCIVMGRAEAFAMKEKPVVSFMDGIGNGLGYGAILMVVAFFRELFGFGTFFGIEVLPLVQNDGWYQANGLLVLPFSSFFIIGLVIWAIRQWKPEQVEKD, from the coding sequence ATGAGCGATGTAAGTACTAAAAAAGTATTAACGCAACCAATTGTTGACAACAACCCTATTGCATTACAGGTACTTGGTATTTGTTCTGCGTTAGCGGTAACCAGTTCAATGGCAAACGCTTTAGTAATGACTTTAGCAGTTGTTATCGTAACAGCGTTTTCAAATTTATTTATTTCGATTATTCGTAATCATATACCTTCAAGTGTACGTATTATCGTGCAAATGGCGATTATCGCGTCTTTAGTTATCGTGGTTGACCAAGTGTTAAAGGCTTTTTCATACCAGTTATCTAAAGAACTTTCGGTATTCGTTGGTCTAATCATTACTAACTGTATTGTAATGGGCCGTGCAGAAGCATTTGCGATGAAAGAAAAGCCAGTAGTAAGCTTTATGGATGGTATCGGTAACGGTTTAGGTTACGGTGCAATCTTAATGGTTGTTGCTTTCTTCCGTGAGTTATTTGGTTTTGGTACTTTCTTCGGGATCGAAGTTTTACCACTAGTACAAAACGATGGTTGGTATCAAGCCAACGGTCTGTTGGTATTACCATTTAGTTCGTTCTTCATCATTGGTTTAGTCATCTGGGCGATTCGCCAGTGGAAACCAGAGCAAGTAGAGAAGGATTAA
- a CDS encoding Na(+)-translocating NADH-quinone reductase subunit A, which yields MITIKKGLDIPVKGVPQQVIHDGSTINTVATLGEEFVGMRPTMFVKAGDSVKKGQVLFEDKKNPGVKFTASAAGVVKEINRGEKRVLQSVVIEVNGSEEETFNAYSADQISSLSREDIEANLVNSGLWTALRTRPYSKVPALGSIAANIFVSAMDTNPLAANPEVIINEQSEAFENGLAVLAQLTSGKVFVSKAPGANIPAGKATVNEFAGKHPAGLVGTHIHFLSPVSADKVVWHLGYQDVIAFGTLFTSGKLDTQRVVSVAGPAVNNPRLVRTVLGASTTELTAGELASGDVRVIAGSPLQGSTAQGVHAYLGRYQVQVTALNEGREKEFIGYMMPGANKFSVTRAYLSHFFRSKVFNMTTTTNGSARAMVPIGNYERVMPLDILPTLLLRDLCAGDTDGAQQLGALELDEEDLALCTFVCPGKTDYGVILRDCLATIEKEG from the coding sequence ATGATTACAATAAAAAAAGGTCTGGATATTCCTGTTAAAGGTGTTCCCCAGCAAGTAATCCATGATGGTTCGACCATCAATACTGTTGCAACATTAGGTGAAGAGTTTGTGGGTATGCGCCCAACCATGTTTGTAAAAGCAGGTGACAGCGTTAAAAAAGGTCAGGTTCTTTTTGAAGATAAAAAGAACCCAGGCGTTAAATTCACAGCCTCAGCAGCCGGTGTTGTAAAAGAAATCAACCGTGGTGAAAAGCGTGTTTTACAATCTGTTGTTATTGAAGTAAATGGCAGCGAAGAAGAAACATTCAACGCATATTCAGCTGATCAAATATCATCTTTATCTCGTGAAGATATAGAAGCTAACCTAGTTAATTCTGGTTTGTGGACAGCATTACGTACTCGCCCATATAGCAAGGTTCCTGCCTTAGGTAGCATTGCGGCAAACATATTTGTTAGTGCCATGGATACTAATCCATTAGCTGCTAACCCAGAAGTTATCATTAATGAGCAAAGTGAAGCGTTTGAAAACGGTTTAGCTGTATTAGCTCAATTAACTTCAGGTAAAGTATTTGTTTCTAAAGCGCCTGGTGCAAACATTCCTGCCGGTAAAGCGACTGTAAATGAATTTGCTGGTAAGCATCCTGCAGGTCTTGTGGGTACACATATCCATTTCTTATCTCCTGTTTCTGCAGATAAAGTGGTATGGCACCTTGGTTACCAAGACGTAATCGCTTTTGGTACCTTATTTACCTCTGGTAAGTTAGATACTCAGCGTGTTGTATCAGTTGCAGGTCCTGCAGTGAACAACCCTCGTTTAGTTCGTACTGTACTTGGTGCAAGTACAACTGAATTAACTGCTGGCGAATTAGCAAGTGGTGATGTACGTGTTATTGCTGGCTCTCCTTTACAAGGCTCTACAGCACAAGGTGTTCATGCTTATCTTGGTCGTTATCAAGTACAAGTAACTGCCTTGAATGAAGGCCGTGAAAAAGAATTCATTGGTTACATGATGCCTGGTGCTAATAAGTTCTCTGTTACTCGTGCATACCTTTCGCACTTCTTCCGTAGCAAAGTATTTAACATGACAACTACAACTAACGGTTCAGCTCGTGCCATGGTTCCTATTGGAAACTATGAGCGAGTAATGCCATTAGATATTTTACCTACCTTGTTACTACGTGACTTGTGTGCTGGTGACACCGATGGTGCTCAGCAACTAGGTGCATTAGAGCTAGACGAAGAAGATTTAGCACTTTGTACATTCGTATGTCCTGGTAAAACCGATTATGGCGTTATCCTTCGTGATTGCCTAGCCACTATTGAAAAGGAAGGTTAG
- a CDS encoding Na(+)-translocating NADH-quinone reductase subunit C, with the protein MSSKKESFIGTVGFVMVVCLVCAALVSVSAVQLKPLQTANKLLDKQTKILEASGLLELGQEKGIVPTYNQFVTAKMIDVATGDYIDGNADLFEERRDARDAEKSSKPNNDIAGISRRADTQVVYLVTDGSGSVNTVILPIVGSGLWDLMYGFIGLEADMNTVKSVVYSDHKETPGLGAEVMNPKWKALWPGKKMYDDNGDIAIRIVKGGAKSGDMHGVDALSGATLTSVGVEKTIHFWLGEEGYGPYISNIREKGLN; encoded by the coding sequence ATGTCTAGTAAAAAAGAAAGCTTCATCGGAACCGTTGGTTTCGTAATGGTAGTTTGTTTAGTATGTGCGGCCTTAGTATCTGTTTCAGCAGTACAATTAAAGCCTTTACAAACAGCGAACAAATTACTTGATAAGCAAACTAAAATTTTAGAAGCCTCTGGCTTGTTAGAGCTTGGTCAAGAAAAGGGTATCGTGCCTACTTACAATCAGTTCGTAACAGCGAAAATGATTGACGTTGCAACGGGTGATTACATTGACGGCAACGCTGATTTGTTTGAAGAGCGTCGTGATGCTCGTGATGCAGAAAAATCTAGTAAGCCTAACAATGATATAGCTGGTATCAGCCGTCGTGCAGATACACAAGTTGTATACTTAGTAACAGATGGCTCTGGTTCAGTTAACACGGTAATTTTACCAATTGTTGGTTCAGGTCTTTGGGATCTTATGTACGGTTTCATCGGTTTAGAAGCCGATATGAATACTGTTAAAAGTGTTGTTTACTCAGATCATAAGGAAACTCCGGGCTTAGGCGCAGAAGTAATGAACCCTAAGTGGAAAGCCTTATGGCCAGGCAAAAAAATGTATGACGACAATGGTGATATTGCTATTCGCATCGTTAAAGGTGGCGCTAAGTCAGGTGATATGCACGGCGTAGATGCATTATCTGGTGCAACGCTTACCAGTGTTGGTGTTGAGAAAACAATCCACTTTTGGTTAGGTGAAGAAGGCTACGGTCCTTATATCTCTAACATTCGTGAAAAGGGGCTTAACTAA
- the nqrE gene encoding NADH:ubiquinone reductase (Na(+)-transporting) subunit E — protein sequence MEHYLSLFIKTIFIENIALSFFLGMCTFLAVSKKVSTAMGLGVAVIVVLGIAVPANQIIYQAILAPGALDSMMGITDPKESIDLSFLSFITFIGVIAALVQILEMVLDKFFPALYQALGIFLPLITVNCAIFGAVSFMVAKNLTLGESVVYGIGSGVGWALAIVLLAGIREKMKYSDVPEGLKGLGITFITAGLMAFGFLSFGGISL from the coding sequence ATGGAACATTATTTAAGTTTATTTATTAAAACTATTTTCATTGAGAACATCGCCTTAAGTTTCTTCCTAGGTATGTGTACATTCCTGGCGGTTTCAAAGAAAGTTAGCACGGCAATGGGTCTTGGTGTTGCGGTAATTGTGGTTCTAGGTATTGCGGTACCAGCTAACCAAATTATCTATCAAGCGATCTTAGCACCAGGTGCATTAGACAGCATGATGGGTATTACAGATCCAAAAGAATCTATTGATTTAAGTTTCCTTTCTTTCATTACGTTTATCGGTGTAATTGCTGCATTGGTTCAAATTTTAGAAATGGTTCTTGATAAATTCTTCCCAGCTTTATATCAAGCCTTAGGTATTTTCTTACCGCTTATTACTGTTAACTGTGCAATTTTTGGTGCCGTATCTTTCATGGTAGCGAAAAACCTAACACTAGGTGAGTCAGTTGTTTACGGTATTGGCTCAGGAGTTGGTTGGGCGTTAGCGATTGTTTTACTTGCGGGTATCCGTGAGAAAATGAAATATTCTGACGTACCAGAAGGTTTGAAAGGTTTAGGTATTACGTTTATTACCGCAGGATTGATGGCATTTGGCTTTCTATCTTTCGGTGGTATCTCGTTATAA
- the nqrM gene encoding (Na+)-NQR maturation NqrM, with protein MSIFLLTFGFFIVMFLAMAVGYIIQQKTLAGSCGGLGSVGIDKACNCDNPCEKRKERERVAALNENTIDVKNI; from the coding sequence ATGAGTATATTTTTATTAACCTTTGGTTTTTTCATTGTGATGTTTTTAGCGATGGCTGTTGGTTATATTATCCAGCAAAAAACACTAGCAGGGAGCTGTGGTGGTTTAGGCAGCGTTGGTATAGATAAAGCCTGTAACTGCGATAACCCTTGTGAAAAACGCAAAGAGCGTGAGCGCGTAGCTGCATTGAATGAAAATACCATAGATGTGAAAAACATTTAA
- a CDS encoding FAD:protein FMN transferase — MFLSKISNVLIIMSVLFITGCSEPVKDIETDLQELQLTGYTMGPIVYSVKLVGEKHQVEKIQLAEQVDNLLKKINAQMSTYDKNSELSKFNQYRGNDARQISVELNQVLAESIRLAHLTDNTLDVTVGPLVNLWSFGPEKRAEKVPSQELIAATKQHIGIDKLNLDKRLLSKSDANVYVDLSAIAKGFAVDKVAELLEQHDINNYLVDIGGEMRVKGIKANKQAWRIAVEKPISGTRAVQQVIMPGDNAVATSGDYRNYFEDNGIRYSHTIDPDTGWPINHKLVSVTVVHPSSMTADGLATAIEVMGPEKGFKFAKANNLAVYLISKTEDGFAEQATEQFTLLVAK, encoded by the coding sequence ATGTTTTTATCAAAAATATCTAATGTTCTTATCATTATGTCAGTGCTGTTCATTACAGGTTGTTCTGAACCGGTTAAAGATATAGAAACTGATCTGCAAGAGTTACAATTAACCGGTTATACCATGGGGCCTATCGTTTATAGCGTTAAGTTAGTTGGTGAAAAACATCAGGTTGAAAAAATTCAGCTAGCAGAGCAGGTTGATAACTTATTAAAAAAAATCAACGCACAAATGTCTACTTATGATAAAAATTCTGAACTGTCTAAATTTAATCAGTATCGAGGCAATGACGCGCGTCAAATTTCAGTCGAATTAAATCAAGTGTTAGCAGAATCAATTCGCTTAGCACACCTAACCGATAACACTCTCGACGTAACTGTAGGGCCATTGGTTAACTTATGGAGTTTTGGCCCTGAAAAGCGCGCTGAGAAGGTCCCTTCACAAGAATTGATTGCTGCAACCAAGCAGCATATTGGTATTGATAAATTAAATCTAGACAAACGATTATTATCAAAAAGTGATGCTAACGTTTATGTTGATCTGTCTGCTATAGCCAAAGGTTTTGCCGTAGATAAAGTTGCCGAATTGCTGGAGCAGCATGATATTAACAATTATCTTGTTGATATTGGTGGTGAAATGCGAGTTAAAGGTATAAAAGCCAATAAACAAGCTTGGCGAATTGCAGTTGAAAAGCCGATTTCTGGGACAAGAGCGGTACAACAGGTTATAATGCCCGGCGATAACGCCGTGGCGACATCTGGAGATTATCGAAACTATTTTGAAGATAATGGTATCCGTTATTCTCACACTATAGATCCTGATACTGGTTGGCCCATTAACCATAAACTGGTATCGGTTACTGTAGTCCACCCATCATCAATGACAGCCGATGGCTTAGCAACGGCGATTGAAGTAATGGGACCTGAAAAAGGCTTTAAATTTGCAAAGGCAAATAACTTGGCAGTGTATTTAATTAGCAAGACAGAAGATGGTTTTGCCGAGCAAGCTACTGAGCAATTTACGCTGTTAGTTGCTAAATAA
- the fabV gene encoding enoyl-ACP reductase FabV, with protein sequence MVIKPKVRGFICTNAHPVGCAQHVNEQIAYVQSQPQADTKPKNVLVIGASTGYGLASRITATFGNGASTLGVFFEKEPSEKRTGSAGWYNTAAFQKAADEAGIYSKNINGDAFSNEIKAQTIETIKADLGKIDLVVYSLASPRRTDPNTGEVYSSALKPIGSGFTTKSLNTSKRVIEEVAVEPASEEEIAGTIKVMGGEDWELWMNALNEAGVLSDNVKTVAYTYIGKQLTWPLYGKATIGRAKEDLDRAATEIRKVTNHLNGEAFVTSLNAVVTQASSAIPIMPLYISSLFKVMKEDGTQENPIHQIQGLFRDNLYSTERSIGEHNRLMQNLKELEDDVQDRVQTIWDSVDTDTIDELTDYTGYNHEFLKLFGFEVDGVDYDADVSPLAEINNLV encoded by the coding sequence ATGGTTATCAAGCCAAAAGTACGTGGTTTTATTTGTACAAATGCTCATCCTGTTGGTTGTGCGCAACACGTTAATGAACAAATTGCTTACGTGCAATCGCAGCCTCAAGCCGATACCAAGCCGAAAAACGTATTGGTAATTGGTGCATCTACTGGTTACGGTCTTGCCTCTCGAATTACTGCTACTTTTGGTAACGGTGCAAGCACATTAGGTGTGTTTTTTGAAAAAGAACCTTCAGAAAAACGTACGGGTTCAGCTGGTTGGTATAACACTGCCGCATTTCAAAAAGCTGCTGATGAAGCAGGGATTTACTCTAAAAATATCAATGGTGATGCATTTTCTAATGAGATCAAAGCACAAACCATTGAGACTATTAAAGCCGATTTAGGCAAAATTGACTTAGTTGTTTATTCATTAGCATCTCCACGTCGTACTGATCCAAATACTGGTGAAGTTTATTCATCTGCTCTTAAGCCTATTGGTAGTGGTTTTACCACGAAAAGCTTAAACACGTCTAAGCGTGTTATTGAAGAAGTGGCGGTAGAGCCTGCTTCTGAAGAAGAAATCGCTGGAACTATCAAGGTTATGGGCGGCGAAGATTGGGAGCTTTGGATGAATGCTCTTAATGAAGCTGGCGTATTGAGTGACAATGTTAAAACCGTTGCTTACACCTACATTGGTAAGCAATTAACTTGGCCATTATACGGTAAAGCGACAATTGGTCGTGCTAAGGAAGACTTAGACCGTGCAGCTACTGAAATTCGCAAAGTAACCAACCATTTAAATGGTGAAGCGTTTGTAACCTCACTTAATGCGGTGGTTACGCAAGCAAGCTCAGCCATTCCAATTATGCCTTTATATATTTCAAGCTTGTTTAAAGTGATGAAAGAAGATGGTACTCAGGAAAATCCTATTCACCAAATACAAGGCTTATTCCGCGATAACCTTTACAGCACAGAGCGTTCAATTGGTGAACATAACCGTTTAATGCAAAACCTGAAAGAACTAGAAGATGATGTTCAAGACAGAGTGCAAACAATCTGGGACAGTGTTGATACTGATACCATAGATGAGCTTACTGATTACACTGGTTACAATCACGAGTTTTTAAAGCTTTTCGGTTTTGAGGTTGATGGCGTAGATTACGATGCAGATGTTAGCCCATTAGCCGAGATAAATAATTTAGTTTAA
- a CDS encoding NADH:ubiquinone reductase (Na(+)-transporting) subunit B has translation MGLKKFIEDIEPHFEKGGKHEKWFALYEAVATGLFTPGYVTKGKTHIRDSIDLKRIMITVWLAVFPAMFFGMYNIGYQAVDALSAGYALADSWQVGLFHMVGGQLTADSGWFSMMFYGAFFFLPIYATVFIVGGFWEVLFAAVRKHEVNEGFFVTSILFALILPATIPLWQAALGVTFGVVIAKEIFGGTGKNFLNPALAGRAFLFFAYPAEISGDAVWVAIDGFSGATPLSAALAGTVDYSINADWWDAFWGFIPGSVGEVSTFACLLGGAYILYKGIASWRIVISVFGGMVATAFLFNAIGSDTNAMFAMPWYWHLVVGGFAFGMMFMATDPVTMSFTNTGKYFFGALVGVMVVLVRVVNPAFPEGMMLAILFANLFAPLFDYFVVQSNIKRRLARNV, from the coding sequence ATGGGCTTGAAAAAGTTTATTGAAGATATCGAGCCGCATTTTGAAAAAGGCGGTAAGCACGAGAAATGGTTCGCATTATACGAAGCCGTTGCAACGGGCTTATTTACTCCTGGTTATGTAACCAAGGGTAAAACTCATATCCGTGACAGTATTGATCTTAAACGTATTATGATCACTGTTTGGTTAGCAGTATTCCCTGCTATGTTTTTTGGTATGTACAACATCGGTTACCAAGCCGTTGATGCTTTATCTGCGGGTTATGCTTTAGCTGATTCTTGGCAGGTTGGTCTATTCCATATGGTTGGCGGTCAATTAACTGCTGATTCTGGCTGGTTTAGCATGATGTTTTACGGTGCATTTTTCTTCCTACCTATTTACGCCACAGTATTTATTGTTGGTGGTTTCTGGGAAGTATTATTTGCCGCAGTGCGCAAGCACGAAGTAAACGAAGGTTTCTTCGTAACTTCAATTCTATTTGCTCTTATTTTACCGGCAACTATCCCTTTATGGCAGGCTGCTTTAGGTGTTACTTTCGGTGTAGTTATTGCCAAAGAAATCTTTGGTGGAACTGGTAAAAACTTCTTAAACCCGGCATTAGCGGGTCGTGCATTCTTATTCTTCGCATACCCTGCAGAGATTTCAGGTGATGCAGTATGGGTTGCTATCGATGGTTTCTCTGGTGCTACGCCTCTAAGCGCTGCTTTAGCTGGCACTGTAGATTACTCAATCAATGCTGATTGGTGGGATGCTTTCTGGGGTTTCATCCCAGGCTCAGTTGGTGAAGTTTCAACATTTGCTTGTTTACTCGGTGGTGCATATATCCTTTATAAAGGTATTGCTTCATGGCGTATTGTAATTAGTGTATTCGGAGGCATGGTAGCGACAGCGTTCCTATTTAATGCAATCGGTTCAGACACTAATGCAATGTTTGCTATGCCTTGGTACTGGCACTTAGTTGTTGGTGGTTTCGCCTTTGGTATGATGTTCATGGCAACCGATCCGGTAACTATGTCATTTACTAACACAGGTAAGTACTTCTTCGGCGCGTTAGTTGGTGTAATGGTTGTACTTGTACGTGTTGTTAATCCAGCATTCCCAGAAGGCATGATGTTAGCTATTTTATTCGCTAACTTGTTTGCACCATTATTTGACTACTTCGTAGTTCAGTCAAACATCAAACGGAGGCTTGCACGTAATGTCTAG
- the nqrF gene encoding NADH:ubiquinone reductase (Na(+)-transporting) subunit F: MQEIILGVGMFTAIVVALVLVILFAKSKLVAEGDVTISINGDPEKAVTTAAGGKLLGALADQGIFVPSACGGGGTCGQCRVDVHSGGGDILPTEEGHITKREAKEGCRLACQVAVKQDMEIELEDEIFGVQQWECEVISNDNKATFIKELKLQIPNGESVPFRAGGYIQIEAPAHHVKYSDFDIDEQYRGDWNHFGFFDVESKVEEDTLRAYSMANYPEEEGIIMLNVRIATPPPGRLHLPAGKMSSYIFSLKAGDKVTISGPFGEFFAKETENEMVFIGGGAGMAPMRSHIFDQLKRLKSKRKMSFWYGARSKREMFYEDDYNGLAADNDNFDWHVALSDPQPEDNWDGMTGFIHNVLYENYLKDHEAPEDCEYYMCGPPMMNAAVVGMLKDLGVEDENILLDDFGG; this comes from the coding sequence ATGCAAGAAATAATTCTCGGCGTAGGCATGTTTACCGCTATCGTTGTTGCTTTAGTGTTAGTGATTTTATTTGCTAAATCTAAATTAGTAGCCGAAGGTGATGTAACTATTTCGATTAATGGCGACCCTGAAAAAGCAGTTACCACTGCTGCGGGTGGCAAACTTCTTGGTGCATTAGCTGACCAAGGTATTTTTGTACCGTCTGCCTGTGGTGGCGGTGGTACATGTGGCCAGTGTCGTGTTGACGTGCATTCAGGTGGTGGTGATATCCTTCCTACTGAAGAAGGTCACATTACCAAGCGTGAAGCGAAAGAAGGCTGTCGCTTAGCATGTCAAGTTGCTGTAAAACAAGACATGGAGATTGAACTTGAAGATGAAATCTTCGGTGTTCAACAATGGGAATGTGAAGTTATCTCTAACGATAACAAAGCAACGTTCATCAAAGAACTTAAGCTGCAAATCCCTAATGGTGAATCTGTACCGTTCCGTGCTGGTGGTTACATTCAAATTGAAGCGCCTGCGCATCACGTTAAATACTCAGATTTCGATATTGATGAACAGTATCGTGGCGACTGGAACCACTTTGGTTTCTTCGATGTAGAATCAAAAGTTGAAGAAGACACATTACGTGCCTACTCAATGGCGAACTACCCGGAAGAAGAAGGCATTATTATGCTTAACGTGCGTATTGCTACGCCGCCTCCAGGACGTTTACATTTACCTGCTGGTAAAATGTCTTCATACATCTTTAGCTTAAAAGCTGGCGATAAAGTAACTATTTCAGGTCCATTTGGTGAGTTCTTCGCGAAAGAAACTGAAAACGAAATGGTATTTATCGGTGGTGGTGCTGGTATGGCGCCAATGCGTTCACACATTTTTGACCAACTTAAGCGTCTTAAATCAAAACGTAAAATGAGCTTCTGGTACGGTGCGCGTTCTAAGCGTGAAATGTTCTATGAAGATGATTACAACGGCTTAGCCGCTGATAATGATAATTTCGACTGGCATGTGGCACTTTCTGATCCACAACCAGAAGATAACTGGGATGGTATGACAGGTTTCATTCATAATGTACTTTATGAAAACTACCTGAAGGACCACGAAGCGCCAGAAGATTGTGAGTACTACATGTGTGGTCCACCAATGATGAACGCGGCAGTTGTCGGTATGCTTAAGGATTTAGGCGTAGAAGATGAAAATATACTTCTAGATGACTTTGGTGGCTAA